CCGTTAATTTAACGTTAATAATCGGTTAATGGAGAAAAGGACTATGAAAATTCAAAACAGAGAAGAAGACGCCTACAGACAGCTCAAGGAAAAAATCCTGGCCGGCGTGCTGATCCCAGGGGATATTTTATCCGAGGCCTCCCTGTCCCAGGGGCTCGGCATGAGCCGCACGCCGGTGCGCTATGCCCTGAAACAGCTGGAGTACGAAGGTTTTATTACCTATCATAAAAACCGGGGCATCTCCATCCGGGAAACCTCCAGCCGCGAAATGGTGGGTATTCTGGAAATGATGATCCTGTTTGAGCACAGCGCTGTCAAAAAAGTCAAAAACGGCGAAACCATTTTTGATATTGCCGCCTTAAAGCGCCTCGGCGATGAGGCCCAGGTCCTGCGGAATGAACGCCAGTACGCGTCCTATATTGAAAAAACCCATCAGTACAACAGCTGCTTTATCGCCAGCGCAGGCAACAGTCAGCTGACCGTTGTCTATAACACCTCCTGGGAACGCGTAATCAGCACATCTGTTTACAACAAAATGACACATCCCACAGCTATCCCGAAGAAAACACAGACTACCGTCGGCTTTATTCATCAGCTCAACCAGTCCATCACTGACGAGGCCTACGACCACACTGACCGGCTGCTGGATGAATACTTTGACTATGCCAGAAACCAGATTCTGTATTATGGGCAGATATAACAAACAGGCTTGAAGACAACCGCTTCAAGCCTGTTTGTTTTTTTCCTCTTGGAATACAACATAAATCGACAGTGTTTTATTCACAAAAGAGGCACTCACCGCACCCTGCATTTTTTCCGCCAACAATTTCACAATATACAGCCCCAGTCCGGCACTTCCGCTGTTTCTGGAATCATCCGCTGTGTAAAAGCGCTCAAAAAGCCTTTCCATATCCGGAGAGGTGTCAGGCCTCACCTCGTTGGCAACCGACAGGATTATTTTTCCAGCGCTTTCCTCGAGGGTGACCTTTACCCTGCCTGCGGTGTATTTAAGGGCGTTGGACAAAAGGTTCTGGACAATGCGCCGCAGAGCGGTTCTGTCTCCCGCCATATACAGGCTTTTATCCCCAAGGTCAACATTAGGCTCAAGCTCTGCCGCTTCAAACCGCGGAATAAAATCCACCACCGCCTCTGAGACAATATTGGTAAAATTAACCGGTTCTTCCGCGAGCTCCGACTGACCCGATTCCATGACAGAGAGTTCAAAAAAGCTTTCAACCAGCTCCCGCATGGCGTCGGCTTTTTTTAAAATCACCGCAGCTTTTTCCTGCTGCTCCCCGCTCAGTCCGCTGCGCTCAAGCATCTGAACGTAACCGATGATCGCTGTCAATGGTGTCCGCAAATCGTGGGAAACACCCGCGATGGAATCCTTTAGGCGCTGTTCGCTCTTTCGCGTGTCAATGCGCAGCTGCTTCTGGATCTCCATATTCTCGTTGATCTGAGTCGCCAGCTCGTTTAGCCGGGCATCCACTAAGGTCAGACTGATCTTCTTCTCAGACCGTCCGGCGGATAAGTCCTCCAGCTGGCGGCTCATACTCCTTATCTCCCGCCGCATAACCACTGTCCGAACCGCTAATACCGCCACAGCCACAGCTAAAACCACGATAATTCCAAACATTGACCCCACGCTTTCTGTTTTGTTTTATTTTATCTCTCTCTTCCTGAACACAAAATATCCAGCGCCCAGGAGTAAAGCCGTAAAACCAAGACATGCTGTCAGAATCAGGATAACCTGGGATATATTCAAAGGTGTAAAAACCGCTGCCCTCGCCATATAAGGCGGAAGCCAAAGTGGTGACATCCTCCTTGACAGAAAAAATATCATCCCAAAGGATTCCAGAATAATGGCCAGCGTTGCGCAGGCCGTTGTCTTGGCCGCATCCTGAAAAACGGCCATTAACAGGATTGAAATGCTGAAAACCGCGCAGTTTGCCAGAAAAACCATACCGGTAACTCTGAGAAGATACTGGGCAAAAGGCTCTGTAATAATGCCTTTGTCAAACCCGTGCGCCGCACCAGTGACAATGAGTCCCGCGAAAGGATAAAGAAACATCACGATATTGACAGCCAGCAAAAACACAAGCGCCTTGCAAAAATAAACAGAAGCGCGGCTGTGCCCCGCGGATACAGCCAGCGCCAGCGTTTTATCCGAGGCGCTCTGCCCGAGCATCAGAGCGCTCATCGCCCCAATGACAATGAGCCACATGGTGGAATCATAGACCATTCCTCCAAATACAGATAATCCATCGGCCATCGGGACACCAAAGGGATTTGTATCTCCAATATATCCCGAACTCATCAAGGCCCCGAAAATAATACTGATTCCAGCCATCAGATAAAACAACCTGTTACGGACAAGCTGATAAAACTCCATTTTGATTAAAGCAAGCATTTCGTCATCTCCTCTACTTCAACTCACGCTTTGAAAAAATCAGACAGCCCAGGAAAGAAGGAATCACCAAAAAAGCAAAATCGATCCCTATGGCTGTCAGCCACTCTGCCATCCCCAGTCCTGAAGCCTGCATTTGATTTAAAGGCATACACCACTGCACTCCTTTTAATACATTGCCGGATACTGCCAGAAAAATGTGCAGCATCAACGCCAGAATTGAAAACAGTGTTGTTTTTGCCGCGTCTCTGAATATTGCCAGAAACAGCGGCACCATTCCACACATTGCATAACCTGTCATAAAAAAAGTTACGGCTATTTGAAGTCCCTTAAACCTTGAAAGCTCCCCGGTGAAGTTCAGGGTAACAGCTGCGACCATCACGCCCGCCAATATGTAAACCATCATAGCCAACGAAATAACCATGAGGTAAATCAGTATTTTACTCAAAAAAACAGTGAGCCTGCCACTACCGCTCTCAACTGCAAGATTAGGTGTGCGTTCTGCAAATCCCTGTCCCAGATAAATAACGCCAAAAATCGAAGCAAGAAAACCCATCGGAACCGCTTCCGACATCATCTGCAGGATCAGCTGCACACCTCCATTTCCATTGGCGGCAGCGCTTGCTACAGCCTGTCCCTCTGTTTCGGACACGCCGATGAACAATCCAGCAATAAAAATACCCAACAGCAGTCCCCAGAAAAGCCTGCTGTGCCTGAGCCTGTACCATTCCATCTTCAACAAGTTAATCATGGTACACCTCTACTGCAGAGCACATCTGACAAAGCAGAAAAACGCCCCTGCCCCCAGCACTGCAATCCATGCTGCGCCTGATCCTAAAATTAACCACAGCGACGCTGCTGGGAGTATCTCAGTCATGAGCAGACGTTCAGCGGCCATGGGAATCAGGAAACTCAAAAAACTCAGTTTTGCGCCGTAAAGATTTAATATGAAGGTCAAAATCCCAAAAATAAACAGGCTGATACCAATCGTCTTTGCGACATCCCGGCATAAAAACCCCAAAAGAAGGCCTGTTGCCATTGAAGCTGCGTTGAGCACCACCACAACTCCGGTCACCTTTATCAGGTACAGGGCAATCTCAGCAGACATGGGCTCACCAAAGCCAAACGCCAGGCTGTGAAAAAACACATTGACAGCCGGAAAGGCCATCATAAGCACCTCGCACCCGATAAAAAATACCACTGATTTAGCCAGAAATACCTGAAACCGGCTGTGGCCGCTCTCAATTCCGTGATAAATAGTGCCTTCGTCAAACTCGCGGCCGATGAACAGCCCAGGAAACACACAGACTGGCAGAATCAGCAGATTGGCGGTATGAAGCGACGCCTCCATAACCTGCAGCCCGGTCACGCTGTGACCGTCAAAGCTGATACAGATTCCCAGAAGCACCGTCACGCCAAACACGGCGTAAAAAGTCTTATCCCTCCAGAGCTTGTACCATTCCAGCCGAAGCAGATTACCCATTTTTCCGGCCTCCGATGCTTTGCAGGAAGTAGTCCTCCAGACTGTCACCCCGGACGCTGATGCCTGTCAGGAGCAACCCACTCTGAGATAAAGCTGCCGATACTGTGCGTATCTCCTCCAGATGGTCGTAAAGCTTAATGGTACCGTCAGGCATAACTCTGTAATTATCGGTGTGAAGAGCTTCCTCAATGACTGCGGCTGCTCTGGCCGCATCATCCACCTCAATGGCGATGTGGCGGCGGCAGCGCTCATCCAGTTCTTCCTGGGTCAGCGATTCAACGATATGCCCCCTGTCGATAATAATAAAATGATCCACCGTCTGATAGAGCTCACTGAGGATATGGCTTGAAATCAGCAGTGTGGTACCGCGCTCTGTGTTTAACCGCTTTAAAAGCTCACGGATTTCCACAATCCCCACCGGGTCCAGCCCATTGATGGGCTCATCGAGGACCAGAAATTCCGGATCGCTGATAAGAGCCATGGCAATACCCAGCCGCTGTTTCATCCCAAGCGAAAAATGCTTTACTGTCTTCCGCCCCGTATCCGTAAGCCCCACCAGCTCCAGGGTTCTCTCTGCGGCTTTCTTATCCGGGATTCCTCTCTGAATCCGCTGGGCCTCCATATTTTGCTTTGCTGTCATGCCCTGGTACAGCGCCGGCGTCTCCACCAGGCAGCCCATGCGCTTTCTTCCCTCACGCATTCCTTTCTCATCGCCTTTACCAAAGAGCGCCAGCTCCCCGCCAGACGGATAGGAAAGCCCGCAAACCTGTCTTATAAAGGTCGTCTTCCCTGCGCCGTTCTGGCCAATCAAGCCATAGGTTTTCCCCTTCTCAATGGTCAGGCTCAAATGGTCAAGGGCTTTAAAGCTTCCATAATTTTTACACAAATCCGTCGCTTTTAATACAACTTCGTCCATTTTAGTGTCTCCTTTTCCTTGATGCTTTCATTCTACGCCGCAGGAATAAAGAAGTTCTTAACCCAGTTCTAAAGAAAACCTTAAATTAATTCATCCGATACCCCATACCCCAGACCGTTTTGATATACTCTGTCTCCGGGTCTGCTGCCTTCAGCTTATTCCTGAGGTTGCTCATATGCACATTCAGGGTATTATCCTCACAGGCGTATTCCTCGTTCCAGATACTTTCAAAAAGGTTAGCCTTTGAAAAAACCTTGTGGGGGTAGCGCATCAAAAGCTCCAGGATACCGTATTCCTTGGCAGTCAGTTCCAGCTCCTGCCCATCCACGCTGGCTGTCTTTGACTCTGTGTCCACCGCCAGCTTTCCAGCCTGTAAAATTTCCGGAGCTCTCTGGGTTTTGCTGCTGCCGCAGCGCCTGAGGACAGCCTCGACCCGTACCAGCACTTCATCCAGATCAAAGGGTTTTGTCAGATAGTCGTCCGCGCCCAGATGGAAAAGGTCAAGCTTGTTCTGTACGGTATCCTTGGCTGAAATAACAATGGCCGGTAAGCTGGAAAAGCTCCTGAGCTCCTGCAGCACTGCGTCGCCGCTTTTATAGGGCAGCATCAA
The DNA window shown above is from Eubacterium limosum and carries:
- a CDS encoding GntR family transcriptional regulator, with the protein product MKIQNREEDAYRQLKEKILAGVLIPGDILSEASLSQGLGMSRTPVRYALKQLEYEGFITYHKNRGISIRETSSREMVGILEMMILFEHSAVKKVKNGETIFDIAALKRLGDEAQVLRNERQYASYIEKTHQYNSCFIASAGNSQLTVVYNTSWERVISTSVYNKMTHPTAIPKKTQTTVGFIHQLNQSITDEAYDHTDRLLDEYFDYARNQILYYGQI
- a CDS encoding sensor histidine kinase, translated to MFGIIVVLAVAVAVLAVRTVVMRREIRSMSRQLEDLSAGRSEKKISLTLVDARLNELATQINENMEIQKQLRIDTRKSEQRLKDSIAGVSHDLRTPLTAIIGYVQMLERSGLSGEQQEKAAVILKKADAMRELVESFFELSVMESGQSELAEEPVNFTNIVSEAVVDFIPRFEAAELEPNVDLGDKSLYMAGDRTALRRIVQNLLSNALKYTAGRVKVTLEESAGKIILSVANEVRPDTSPDMERLFERFYTADDSRNSGSAGLGLYIVKLLAEKMQGAVSASFVNKTLSIYVVFQEEKNKQA
- a CDS encoding ABC transporter permease produces the protein MLALIKMEFYQLVRNRLFYLMAGISIIFGALMSSGYIGDTNPFGVPMADGLSVFGGMVYDSTMWLIVIGAMSALMLGQSASDKTLALAVSAGHSRASVYFCKALVFLLAVNIVMFLYPFAGLIVTGAAHGFDKGIITEPFAQYLLRVTGMVFLANCAVFSISILLMAVFQDAAKTTACATLAIILESFGMIFFLSRRMSPLWLPPYMARAAVFTPLNISQVILILTACLGFTALLLGAGYFVFRKREIK
- a CDS encoding ABC transporter permease, which translates into the protein MINLLKMEWYRLRHSRLFWGLLLGIFIAGLFIGVSETEGQAVASAAANGNGGVQLILQMMSEAVPMGFLASIFGVIYLGQGFAERTPNLAVESGSGRLTVFLSKILIYLMVISLAMMVYILAGVMVAAVTLNFTGELSRFKGLQIAVTFFMTGYAMCGMVPLFLAIFRDAAKTTLFSILALMLHIFLAVSGNVLKGVQWCMPLNQMQASGLGMAEWLTAIGIDFAFLVIPSFLGCLIFSKRELK
- a CDS encoding ABC transporter permease, coding for MGNLLRLEWYKLWRDKTFYAVFGVTVLLGICISFDGHSVTGLQVMEASLHTANLLILPVCVFPGLFIGREFDEGTIYHGIESGHSRFQVFLAKSVVFFIGCEVLMMAFPAVNVFFHSLAFGFGEPMSAEIALYLIKVTGVVVVLNAASMATGLLLGFLCRDVAKTIGISLFIFGILTFILNLYGAKLSFLSFLIPMAAERLLMTEILPAASLWLILGSGAAWIAVLGAGAFFCFVRCALQ
- a CDS encoding ABC transporter ATP-binding protein produces the protein MDEVVLKATDLCKNYGSFKALDHLSLTIEKGKTYGLIGQNGAGKTTFIRQVCGLSYPSGGELALFGKGDEKGMREGRKRMGCLVETPALYQGMTAKQNMEAQRIQRGIPDKKAAERTLELVGLTDTGRKTVKHFSLGMKQRLGIAMALISDPEFLVLDEPINGLDPVGIVEIRELLKRLNTERGTTLLISSHILSELYQTVDHFIIIDRGHIVESLTQEELDERCRRHIAIEVDDAARAAAVIEEALHTDNYRVMPDGTIKLYDHLEEIRTVSAALSQSGLLLTGISVRGDSLEDYFLQSIGGRKNG
- a CDS encoding response regulator transcription factor, translating into MEQTKILVVEDDREINSMLCEMLDENGYAAEGAFTGMEGLSRLRSGSYDLLILDLMLPYKSGDAVLQELRSFSSLPAIVISAKDTVQNKLDLFHLGADDYLTKPFDLDEVLVRVEAVLRRCGSSKTQRAPEILQAGKLAVDTESKTASVDGQELELTAKEYGILELLMRYPHKVFSKANLFESIWNEEYACEDNTLNVHMSNLRNKLKAADPETEYIKTVWGMGYRMN